From a region of the Teredinibacter turnerae genome:
- a CDS encoding IS1182 family transposase, producing the protein MPNFKKPNYNQDTMVVINFEEQIRPGTFEFVLHKLIEERLDLTPFYERYHNDHGGRSAYDPAILLKITLFGYYHGIRSSRDIEWACKTNIMFKALSCDTQPHFTSIASFISSQPDAIADIFTQILLVCDQEGLIGHELIAIDGCKISSNAAKEHSGTFEELAQKSDKIQRQIRACVKEHQKLDRRRTGERERKDQLEQSIETLNNHFNKIDQFLKTKTPRMGQGKRPKEVKSNITDNESAKMTTSKGTIQGYNGVAAVDKKHQIIVDAQAFGEGQEHHTLQPVIEQIQARYSTIGLDVGLVEDQIIITADTGFANEANYAYLKDNAFNAYVPDNSFRLRDPKFKHQKVKYGKRHQDTVKGIKKVIPASEFTLNKRDKTCVCPEGNPLWLKHETTDQYGKCKLSFEGRLTDCRHCPRKNECMRHPGSADTREGHGRQVTFTFDTRNSPTAWMQKRVDSRYGKQVYQHRMSVVEPVFANIGSQKGLDRFGLRGKNKVQGQWQLYCLVHNIEKLANYSAMGC; encoded by the coding sequence CAAGACACAATGGTTGTCATCAACTTCGAAGAGCAAATACGGCCGGGAACCTTTGAGTTTGTACTTCACAAGCTTATTGAAGAACGGTTGGATCTCACTCCCTTCTATGAGCGTTATCACAATGATCACGGCGGCCGGTCAGCCTATGATCCCGCGATTTTGTTAAAAATCACTTTGTTCGGCTATTACCATGGCATTCGCTCTAGTCGGGATATTGAATGGGCATGTAAAACCAATATCATGTTCAAAGCCCTATCTTGCGATACACAACCTCACTTCACAAGTATTGCCAGCTTCATCAGTTCCCAACCCGATGCCATTGCCGACATATTTACTCAGATATTATTGGTATGTGATCAGGAGGGGCTTATTGGTCACGAACTTATCGCTATTGACGGCTGTAAAATCTCATCGAATGCCGCAAAGGAACACTCGGGCACTTTTGAAGAGCTGGCTCAGAAGAGTGACAAAATACAGCGACAAATCCGAGCCTGCGTTAAAGAGCATCAAAAGCTGGATCGTCGCAGAACAGGAGAGCGGGAACGCAAGGATCAACTCGAGCAAAGCATTGAAACCCTTAATAACCATTTCAACAAGATTGATCAGTTCCTAAAGACGAAGACCCCACGGATGGGGCAAGGTAAACGGCCAAAAGAAGTTAAAAGCAATATCACCGACAATGAGTCGGCGAAAATGACCACCAGCAAAGGGACGATACAAGGCTACAATGGTGTTGCGGCGGTAGATAAAAAACACCAGATTATTGTCGACGCCCAAGCGTTCGGCGAAGGGCAGGAACACCATACGTTACAGCCTGTGATCGAGCAGATACAAGCCCGTTATAGCACCATAGGATTAGATGTTGGTCTTGTCGAAGACCAAATCATCATTACCGCCGATACCGGCTTTGCCAATGAAGCCAATTATGCCTATCTCAAGGACAACGCATTCAACGCCTACGTACCGGACAACAGCTTCCGTTTGCGCGATCCTAAATTTAAACACCAGAAAGTCAAATACGGGAAGCGGCATCAAGATACCGTCAAAGGTATTAAAAAGGTCATTCCCGCTTCTGAGTTTACCCTGAACAAGCGCGATAAAACCTGTGTATGCCCAGAAGGCAACCCCTTGTGGCTAAAACATGAAACGACAGATCAGTATGGAAAATGTAAACTAAGTTTTGAAGGAAGGCTCACTGATTGCCGTCATTGCCCACGCAAAAACGAATGTATGCGCCACCCCGGATCTGCGGACACCCGGGAGGGACATGGCCGTCAAGTGACATTCACCTTCGACACCCGCAATTCGCCAACGGCCTGGATGCAAAAACGCGTGGATAGCCGTTACGGAAAACAAGTCTATCAACATCGCATGTCCGTCGTAGAGCCGGTATTCGCGAATATTGGTAGCCAAAAGGGGTTGGATCGGTTTGGTTTACGGGGAAAAAATAAGGTTCAAGGTCAATGGCAATTATATTGTTTGGTACATAATATTGAGAAATTAGCCAATTATAGTGCAATGGGGTGCTGA
- a CDS encoding B12-binding domain-containing radical SAM protein: MDKVLRVLLIDLGSSRKEKNEPIGICAVAAYVEKYAQFGVEIDLRFLPLSQKPTREELARFHVVGLSTKIGSLGQVFDVYSDICMIPACSRPLVVLGDLLATFATQEILRLFPEFICVTGEGEEGFLQLLAAISEHGEPVCEIHRFLTSRYIPNLAYMVDGKYIQNESRLIKLELCPPPLRRFSKNVASLGGIVRNEGSRGCAWGKCSFCAIQHKYCNEARWRPIPIERAVSELQELSQMGIKSPFYTDEDFLGDNPIRAIELASEIQKKKLTGEIDRDMSLYVDMRVDSILSKGHKGSPTGRQVLAKLKEAGLREVFIGLESGAKAQVKRYKKASTAHRNSMVLDVLNDLGITFDIGFIMFDPEMDINELSANISFLKQTGLNKHDARMTKKLRIEPGTPLVAEYRAKNLISGGLDVDDLTYPYRWKYSQAEDVYATYSEWEQELSEDVYEIQARTRGEVGCEDLRREWRTILGEVREIELSALEFITSRVSARIEIDKSELRSLQDTRNDLILCAKRAMNIL, translated from the coding sequence ATGGATAAAGTTCTAAGGGTCTTGCTAATTGATTTAGGTTCAAGCCGAAAGGAAAAAAACGAACCCATCGGTATATGTGCAGTTGCGGCATATGTCGAGAAGTATGCACAATTCGGTGTGGAAATAGATCTTAGGTTTTTACCTCTTTCGCAAAAGCCAACAAGAGAGGAGCTTGCTCGCTTTCATGTAGTAGGGCTGTCAACAAAAATTGGTAGTTTAGGGCAAGTTTTCGACGTTTATAGCGATATTTGTATGATCCCTGCATGCAGTCGTCCCCTTGTAGTGTTGGGTGACTTGCTGGCAACTTTTGCTACGCAAGAAATTCTCAGATTATTCCCAGAATTTATATGTGTAACAGGCGAAGGTGAAGAAGGTTTTTTGCAGCTTCTTGCCGCTATTAGCGAGCATGGAGAACCTGTTTGTGAAATACATCGGTTTTTAACGAGTAGATATATCCCAAATTTGGCCTACATGGTAGACGGTAAATATATACAAAATGAAAGCCGCTTAATCAAGTTGGAATTATGTCCGCCCCCGTTAAGGAGGTTCTCCAAAAATGTGGCTTCGCTGGGCGGTATTGTTAGAAACGAGGGTTCCAGAGGCTGTGCTTGGGGTAAGTGCAGTTTTTGTGCGATACAGCATAAATACTGCAACGAAGCCCGATGGAGGCCAATCCCAATTGAGCGAGCAGTTAGTGAGTTACAGGAACTATCTCAAATGGGAATAAAAAGCCCTTTCTACACAGATGAGGATTTTTTAGGTGATAATCCAATACGTGCTATCGAGTTGGCGAGTGAAATACAAAAGAAAAAATTGACAGGGGAAATTGATCGGGACATGAGTCTATACGTTGATATGCGTGTTGATTCAATTTTATCTAAGGGGCATAAAGGATCCCCAACGGGAAGGCAGGTGTTGGCGAAGTTGAAAGAAGCGGGGCTGCGGGAGGTTTTTATTGGCCTAGAATCAGGCGCTAAAGCGCAGGTAAAACGCTATAAAAAGGCCTCCACAGCGCATCGTAATTCAATGGTGCTTGACGTGCTCAACGATTTAGGCATTACATTTGATATTGGGTTTATCATGTTTGACCCGGAGATGGACATTAATGAACTTTCTGCGAACATATCATTTCTCAAGCAGACCGGATTAAATAAACATGATGCAAGGATGACAAAAAAACTACGAATCGAGCCGGGTACACCACTAGTAGCGGAGTATCGAGCTAAGAATTTAATATCAGGCGGTTTAGATGTTGATGATTTGACCTATCCCTATAGGTGGAAGTATTCCCAGGCAGAAGATGTATATGCGACATATTCTGAGTGGGAGCAAGAGTTGTCCGAAGACGTTTATGAAATACAAGCTAGGACTAGAGGAGAGGTCGGCTGTGAGGATTTACGCAGGGAGTGGAGAACTATTTTGGGGGAGGTTAGGGAGATAGAGCTGTCCGCGCTGGAGTTCATCACATCAAGAGTTTCTGCTCGTATCGAGATAGATAAGAGCGAATTGCGGAGCTTGCAAGATACTCGAAATGATTTGATTTTGTGTGCAAAACGTGCGATGAATATACTTTAA
- a CDS encoding lipase family protein: MSELTIETALDLEQAKELLAKTIPMYRKAYSDRTAWLMACFSELAYMRFNPPFITDRLSKSIETMLLKGGKNDRFLKGALQLALEKFAYDHEEEKRLLEAQLRIFDAELVATFNAVGSQAILIKTNEFMVLSFRGTELLELRDIKSDANAALTNCVTEGRVHSGFHKAFNALELDINQALQQYADIPLFITGHSLGGALAAIAAKRICHAGGNAACYTFGAPRVSDDRWLMTMKTPIYRVVNSSDGVTMVPPPDVVVSFFSWCIGFLPAIGGKLKLTMREKFGNYVHGGDMRYLTDVKLGEYSKAFLLTNVDTWYRLKGWMRKEFTFRKFGADHSIKIYRWKLAYIALRRN; this comes from the coding sequence ATGTCAGAATTAACTATAGAAACTGCTTTGGACTTGGAGCAGGCAAAAGAGCTGCTCGCGAAAACTATTCCTATGTATCGAAAGGCGTACAGTGATAGAACTGCATGGCTGATGGCATGCTTTTCTGAGCTGGCGTATATGAGATTTAATCCTCCCTTTATTACGGATAGGCTAAGTAAAAGTATTGAGACGATGCTTTTAAAAGGTGGGAAAAACGATCGGTTTTTAAAAGGTGCACTCCAACTGGCCCTGGAGAAGTTTGCCTACGATCATGAGGAAGAAAAGCGCCTGCTTGAAGCCCAGCTTCGTATTTTTGATGCCGAGCTGGTCGCTACTTTTAATGCTGTCGGAAGTCAGGCGATCTTAATTAAAACCAATGAGTTTATGGTGTTGTCGTTTCGTGGAACGGAGCTGCTCGAGTTGCGCGATATAAAATCGGATGCGAACGCGGCCTTGACTAATTGTGTGACCGAGGGGAGGGTGCATTCAGGATTTCACAAAGCATTTAATGCCCTCGAGTTAGATATTAATCAAGCGCTGCAGCAGTATGCTGACATCCCTCTTTTTATAACGGGGCATTCACTCGGTGGTGCCCTCGCCGCAATAGCCGCTAAGCGAATATGCCACGCTGGCGGGAATGCCGCATGTTATACATTTGGTGCGCCGAGAGTGTCCGATGACCGATGGCTGATGACCATGAAAACCCCGATATATCGTGTTGTCAATTCGTCGGATGGTGTCACCATGGTGCCTCCGCCTGATGTGGTTGTATCGTTTTTTTCCTGGTGTATCGGCTTTTTGCCCGCAATAGGTGGCAAGCTTAAACTGACGATGCGAGAAAAATTCGGTAACTATGTTCACGGTGGTGATATGCGCTATTTAACGGACGTGAAGCTGGGCGAATATTCTAAAGCCTTCCTGCTCACCAATGTGGATACCTGGTACCGGCTAAAAGGATGGATGAGAAAAGAGTTTACCTTCAGAAAGTTCGGGGCGGATCACAGCATAAAAATCTATCGTTGGAAACTTGCGTATATTGCCCTGAGGCGAAACTGA